The Malus domestica chromosome 08, GDT2T_hap1 genomic interval ATCTGTTAAGATATTAAGTATGCGACGAAAAAGACACGAATATCATGTCTAATTGCATCAATAAAACAACTTTTAAAATAAGAGTTCAACTCTCGGTTTtcatctaattttttatttcttttaaaaaagaaagaagtcaCTATCTACCAAGTACCAACCCAACGACTGAGAGAATGGGGACACATAAAATCAAAGAGCCAAGCAAATGTTTGCGCCAACCGGCGCGTggtcaaatcaaatcaaagtgacTCATTGGGACACCCAACAGCCAGCTATccattttccaaatccaaaggaGAGGCAGCGATTAAGCTGTCATCCGAAAATGCCGCACCCTCTCTCCCCTCCTCTATCTCTCCCAACACCGCCACCACTCTCCTCGAATTCCCACACTTCAACTCCCGCCATGTCCTCCGTCGCATTCGGCGGCGCCTCCATCACTTCTCGCCTTCTTCCCTCCTCCTCCGCAAGAACCTCCCTCTCCCAATCCTCCTCCTCACTCAAGCCCCTGGGCTCCGCTCCCCTGATTTCCCACCTCTTCCTAAACCCCAAACCCCGCTCGTTGCCTCACGCGCGTACCCGACAGTACAGCCCAGCCGCCGCCCCCAAATGCCAGGCTTCCGACCCGGAGCAGCTAAGGCTCGCCAGAGAGGACATCAAAGAGCTTCTCAAGACCACTTTCAGCCACCCAATACTCGTATCTCCGTAACCCCAATCCGTACGTTTTCGTTTTCTGAAATGGTCGGGAAATGTTAAGCTAAAGTGAAGAACTTTTCGTCTTTTTGTACAGGTTCGGTTGGGATGGCACGATGCTGGAACTTACAATAAGAACATAGAGGAGTGGCCGCAAAGAGGTGGGGCAAATGGAAGCTTGAGGTTTGAGATTGAGCTCAAGCATGCTGCCAATGCAGGTACTTGATATATCCAGTTGCTAATTAGTGTTCAAATAAGTTTGTAATCTTTGTGCAGACCGGAGCGTAATCAAGTTGGCTATCCAAGTTCGAATCTCGCTTCCTATAGTTTAGTTTAGTTTAGTttagtttagtttagattaAATAAGATTGTCGCCCGAATGTCAATTGTAACGAGCTTTCGCTTCACGATTTTAGGTCTTGTGAATGCATTGAAGCTCGTTCAGCCTATAAAAGACAAGTACCCTGGCGTCTCATACGCGGACTTGTTCCAATTGGCCAGTGCTACTGCTGTGGAGGTCATTCTTAGTCTTCCTCTAACATTTGTATGAATAAGTCTTGTAAATTTATAACAAGTTCATTTCACTCATTGAGATCGTTTCCTTCTTCAGGAGGCAGGGGGCCCGAAGATACCAATCAAGTATGGGAGGGTTGATGTCTCGGCACCCGAGCAGTGCCCAGAAGAAGGGAGGCTTCCTGGTTAGTCAAGCATGTATATTTTTCTAAATGCTTTTGATGATAAacatggagtttggaattgtttGGGTGAAAACAGTATTCCTTTTTGCTCTTTACTCATTTTGAAATATTTGTCTCGGCTTTTTTAGATGCTGGCCCTCCTTCGCCTGCTGATCATCTGCGTCAGGTTTTCTACCGAATGGGGTTGAATGACAAGGTGACCTTTAAGTGCTGTATACTTAGTTTCCGGACAATACAAGGTGCATGGATTGTTTACTACTGAACCTCTTTGATGATGTTTACTAATGAACTTGTTTGATCTGTAGGAAATAGTTGCATTGTCTGGGGCACATACTTTAGGGAGGTCAAGACCTGATCGCAGTGGTTGGGGCAAGCCAGAGACAAAGTACACGGTATTGAATCTGAATCTCGTATTCACTTAAGCCACTCTTAACAGAAAATGGTTCTGTTGAAGTGCCTTGAGTAAGATATTTTTCATTCCGTTTCCTCAATCAGGTTTTGAAATTTTAGGACAACCAGATTATGGGCATACAGAGTTGATTAAGGTTTTTGTGGGATGTTATTATGTTATCTTTACCCATGTGGTTATTTATTGCGGCAGCTACGATAAACACAGTAATGATAGGAAGAATAGTATTGCCAAAATAACTAGAAAGTAAACTAGCATTATTTTCATGGCAGAAAGATGGGCCAGGGGCACCAGGAGGACAGTCTTGGACAGCACAATGGTTGAAGTTTGACAATTCCTATTTCAAGGTTTTCGAATAGTATCCTTATTTGCATGTGACTTCTCGCACTCCATTTGGAGGCTGGTGGGAATTGGTACAAGGTTTTCCTTTACTCACTTGGCGGCTGTTCTATACAGGATATCAAGGAAAAGAGAGATGAAGATCTACTGGTGTTGCCAACCGACGGTGCTATTTTTGAAGATCCAGCATTCAaggtaaaacaaaacaaaattgagaatGATTCTGTTTGATGAGCATCCTTTGTTACATCGAGATTTATATGATTTGCAGGTGTATGCTGAGAAATATACCGAAGACCAAGAGGCCTTCTTCAAGGATTATGCTGAAGCTCATGCTAAACTCAGCAACCTGGGAGCTAAATTTGATCCTCCAGAGGTTTGCTAACCTTCAATGTCTATGTTGTTTCTGTTAGGGATTATCCATTCCCGGTGAATGATTAATGTTAACTAACTCTATGAAAACTTTATTCCTACTTCTTTTGCCTTTTAACCTTAGACTATTAAATTTGATGATCAGGGTATTGTGATAGATGATGGTCCTTCACAGCCTGTACCAGAAAAGTTCGTGGCAGCCAAATACTCAACTGGCAAGGTTGTACACACGGAAAACTCACACCTCTTAATCAAAATTCTTTTTGTCAATAATTTAGCAAATCCCTTGCATCTGTGAGGATTGATGACAACTCTAGGAAAACTTTTTCTGTGCAAAATTTTCATGTTCTTCGTTTGTATGGTTTTCTGCAGGAGTAAAAAGCAAGTGTCATGTTTACTTGTGCTGTCTGTTTTAATAATACAAGATGAAGCTATTTTGAATAATCAAATGTAATAGTTGGGAGtcctaaatgaagaagaaggaataaATTCAATAGTATTACCTATGTGAATTGCAGAGAGAGCTGTCAGATAATATGAAGCAGAAGATTCGAGCAGAATATCAAGCTATCGGTGGAAGCCCAGATAAGCCTCTGCAGTCTAACTATTTTCTAAATATCATAGTTGTGATTGGTGTTTTGGCAATTTTGTCGTCTTTATTCGGAAACTGAGCTttgattttctgtttttctttttttcttttttatataaatgagaatTACATTGCTATTATCGATTTTATATTACATATTCATCCATGATTCGTACAATATCAGTACTTGCACACATTCGTTCTTTCACATCGGAGTAAGTTAAGCTTTTGAGAATGGCATGTCATTGAAAACTCATGTTCCGGTAACGTTGCAAGGTGATGTCCAAACCAGGTTGAACTAAAATTTGTTGTCAGGAGCTGTATCTTTATCCATTTGTTTTCACCTGTGAGGAAATGTATCTGATATTTTGAACATTTCTGAATCTATCAGTGGCTATGATTTATGCATTGTTGGAAGAGATGTTTCTCTTAGTCTAGTTGTGCAACTTCCTTTACTGATATTTGGAAAATGTCTTAAGTTTGAATCATCATCCCTAGTTTAAAATGGACCAAACTCTTTATCAAGAGGACCTGTCCAGAATTggaaataaaaatattgaagcAATCTGAGCTCCAACCATAGGAGAGTGTATAGCTTATTTATTCCTATTTGAGCCACAGGGTGGGTCAGTGTGGCGGTATTTGAAACTAATAATGCACTGTTATATGCGTTAAATATATCCGGGTTTAGGCAAGTCCTCCGGTTGTAGGGCTTATTCCTATCCATTTTGGACGCTTGAAAGTCACTTATTCCTATATATTGTTTTCAGCTTGACCATCAGATTTAATAGAAATTTGAGGGTTTTAAATTGGAAGCTGATTTTGCACACCATTTCGTGCATTCCACACATATtcctctttattttgtcatttggttgaataaatcaaacgaaaataACAGATAGAATTAAAGTGAGTATGTTGGGgggagggaaaggtgttggatTATGACTTTGTTTTTTATGACAAGTGGTTTCATGGTTGGAAAGCTAgaa includes:
- the LOC103428850 gene encoding probable L-ascorbate peroxidase 6, chloroplastic/mitochondrial isoform X1, giving the protein MFAPTGAWSNQIKVTHWDTQQPAIHFPNPKERQRLSCHPKMPHPLSPPLSLPTPPPLSSNSHTSTPAMSSVAFGGASITSRLLPSSSARTSLSQSSSSLKPLGSAPLISHLFLNPKPRSLPHARTRQYSPAAAPKCQASDPEQLRLAREDIKELLKTTFSHPILVRLGWHDAGTYNKNIEEWPQRGGANGSLRFEIELKHAANAGLVNALKLVQPIKDKYPGVSYADLFQLASATAVEEAGGPKIPIKYGRVDVSAPEQCPEEGRLPDAGPPSPADHLRQVFYRMGLNDKEIVALSGAHTLGRSRPDRSGWGKPETKYTKDGPGAPGGQSWTAQWLKFDNSYFKDIKEKRDEDLLVLPTDGAIFEDPAFKVYAEKYTEDQEAFFKDYAEAHAKLSNLGAKFDPPEGIVIDDGPSQPVPEKFVAAKYSTGKRELSDNMKQKIRAEYQAIGGSPDKPLQSNYFLNIIVVIGVLAILSSLFGN
- the LOC103428850 gene encoding probable L-ascorbate peroxidase 6, chloroplastic/mitochondrial isoform X2, which produces MFAPTGAWSNQIKVTHWDTQQPAIHFPNPKERQRLSCHPKMPHPLSPPLSLPTPPPLSSNSHTSTPAMSSVAFGGASITSRLLPSSSARTSLSQSSSSLKPLGSAPLISHLFLNPKPRSLPHARTRQYSPAAAPKCQASDPEQLRLAREDIKELLKTTFSHPILVRLGWHDAGTYNKNIEEWPQRGGANGSLRFEIELKHAANAGLVNALKLVQPIKDKYPGVSYADLFQLASATAVEEAGGPKIPIKYGRVDVSAPEQCPEEGRLPDAGPPSPADHLRQVFYRMGLNDKEIVALSGAHTLGRSRPDRSGWGKPETKYTKDGPGAPGGQSWTAQWLKFDNSYFKDIKEKRDEDLLVLPTDGAIFEDPAFKVYAEKYTEDQEAFFKDYAEAHAKLSNLGAKFDPPEGIVIDDGPSQPVPEKFVAAKYSTGKE